From Neomonachus schauinslandi unplaced genomic scaffold, ASM220157v2 HiC_scaffold_579, whole genome shotgun sequence:
catttttTCTATGAATAAACATGCACGGGGGGCGAACCAACTGGCCCAAGGCCACGTAATGAGTCTAAGGTGGGGCCAGGACTTGAAGCTAAACTGTCTGCTCCAGGGCTGTGCTAAGCCGCCTGCTTCTGCTGACTCTCACCTGGGCAAATGCTGTTGCTGAGAAAAGAAACCTGAGACGGAGGAGAGGCAAGATCAATGGAAGAGGACACTGAATTTGCTTCATGGGCACCTCAGGGTGGAGAGATTCAGCGCATCCTATCTTCTCTTGgtgctcttccttttctcctcactGCCCTGCAATACCTGTGCTGGACCTGTCCTAGGAAGGCCGACAGGACCGAGAGCCGACAGGAGCCGCATCTGCAGGGCGGGCATGGGCGTGTGCGCACACACTGGCACGCAGCCGTGCCGCTTGCTCCGACACGTGCCCGCCCGTTCTGGGCTGCCAGCAAGGCTGCCCCCGGGGGCCCGCCTGAGCCAACAGAACATTCCCAagtgcagccaaggtcaaagggCAGAGCGAAGCTGGGGTCTGGTCTCTTCTCATGCCCTCCAGCAAAGGCTCCCCGCTTTCTTGTCCATGAGCAACCCGGGCAGTGTTCCCTGCTCTCTGACATGCTCCACAAGGCTCCCGGGCACACAGGCACTTTGAGAGTTTAAGGTGGGTAATGACCCCGAAAAGTGAAGCAACACTCAATTCTTTGgaactctttcctcctctccGTCTCCGCCCCCCGAGAAAGGCTCATGGGACCTGAAGGCTGCCTCTGCCTGTGTGCTCTGTTTCGCAAGAGCATTCCTCAGACACCAAGTGCCTGTGTGTCGACTGGGATAGAGTCCAAATCTGGGGGCACGTTCCAGGTGAGGGAACCTTACGGGCCCTGATTCAGGAACGTGGTTCCTTGTGGGCTGTGTGCTCCCAGCTGGACAGCGTGCTCACTCGCCTTCTTTGTGGCTGCCCTGGGGGCTCCAAGAAGAGGCGTGGAAAGCAGGGACCCCCAGGACTCAGCTCAGGGATGATTTTTGCGTGGAACCTGATCCCCACATCCCTGATCCAACCGCTCAAAGGCTATTCTCTTAGACACGACTGCCAGAAAGCTTTGAAGAGAGCTCTAATCCTGCTGCTTTTGCACTGGCAAGATTTCTAAGtctcatttctgctttttggtCTTCATGGACCAGGAACGAATCTCTACAAGGATGGGCCTTCATGTGCTCTACCCAGTCTGGAAGTGGTGGTtgcgggggtggcgggggggtggaggggggagaagggTGTCTTTCCATGTGGCTGCTTTGCAGGCAAGCTGGGGTttagtgtgtgtgagtgtgatgCGTGGAAGACGGGAACGGGGAATGCTGTGTCTAAGCCAGGGCCACCTGAAGGCCCCCTCTTTAACGAGGGTCTGTCTCGCCAACCTCTGACAATCAGAGGTCGGTGGTAGAGCCGTCAGGGCTTGGCCACCACCAATGCCAGCCTTGAGGCGAGAGGGGGATTTAGAGATATGGCTCTCAGCCTGCCCTGTGTGAGCCCTGCAGCCTTGGTCCAAGCCTTGGCTTCCCATATGTAGATCAGGACAAGcgctcccagctcccagcattGTCCAGAGCATAGAATCAACGCATACTGAGCACCTGGCACAGTTCATTCTTCTGGTCAAACTCTATCCCGCGCTCCCAGAAGCAGATGATGTTTTCTCTCTGACACACACCCACTTTTGGAGCCAACAACGTGGTTTGGCCTGATCCTAGTGAGGCCTCAGGTGGCTGGCTGTGGGCAGgcctttatttctaaaatcagaaaaggaGAATTCCCTTCAGATGTGTCAAAGCGGAGTCAGGAACCAAGAGGCAGGTGGGTGCTGGAGGCAGCAGAAGGGCAGGCCGACCTGAGTGCAGAGCCTCTCTGCAGGAGGGGCATCTggtatgaccttgggcagcttGTTTCCTCACAGGCACAAAAGGAAAATGGCAAAACCTCCtttctgagggttgctggatcaaatgagaaaattgcATAAAGTGCTTAGCAGCTCAATACGTCTtgcttaaaaataagtaaataaataaaggcctCAGGGTCAGAATCAAGTTTCTCTAAGTCACTGACCCAGTGGCTAGAGTCTCTGGCTGGGGAGCTGAAGGCTGGGAGGGGTGGCTAAGGGGGAGCGGGGCACTGAGGAGATTGGAGGAAGGTGGCAGGGAGCTTCTCCTTCCGGCGGGACCCCAGAAAGGCCATTCTTCTTGCCTTGGGGAGCTGGAAGGAGGGAAGTGGCTCCAGTGTTataatcagaaacaagacaaataatgGGCCTAAAAATTTAGTTTCTGGGAAACACTGTCACGAGATGACATTAGCACCTAGTACGTGATCCCAGGAGAGAAGTTAGGACTGAGGTCTATGAattaaacattgattttttttggcTGTCAGTCCCAGGCTTCATGGTCAGCTCAGCTGGCTCTGAGAACACTGTAATCTTCGCATTCTTCCTCAGTTACTCAGCTGCCAAGGGTTGGCCCTGGAACCGCGCTGCCTTTCCACAGAACTATTAAGTGTTCTGGGTCAGTGACTGATAGGGCCAGTTTGTTTGCCTTTGATAAAGATAACACTTGTGGAAAGCACAGCACTCCCCCTGTGCTCAGGGATCTACATGTTTGCTCAGAGACAGATGGTGCCCTGGACCCAGTAGGACATGGAGTCATGGGacaagaagagaggaaagcagagctTGGCCCTTGCGGGATGAAGTCTGACTCTCCAGTTGGCATCCTGAGCCAACTGGTGCAGGTGCCAGAGCCGGGTCTGAGCAAGACAGCAACGCCCCTGCAGCCGGAGTTTACAGGCTGCTGGGGAAATGAGACACTGAGCAATTCATCCCGCCCAGCCTCCATCTAGCAATCCACGTCCCTAACCCGCCTTCGACAGTCACTGAGCACCTGCTTGCTAAGTGTCAGCAGGGGAGGGCAAGACAAACAGGAACCCCAAGGCCTTCCACACGAGTGCAGGGCAAGCGACACAGACGACATACGGGTCAACTTTAGCTAATGGCAAGGGCTCTGAAGACTGTGGGAAAACCATCCCACTCGGATGTAGATATTCCAAAGAACTGGGAGCAGGTGTTCAAATAAAAACTTCCACATGCACACTCACAGCAGCGCTGTAAGCGCTTGCCCAAAGGTGAAAACCAGCCATGTGGCCATCAGTGGgtgaaagaatggatgaatgagatgtggtccatccacacagtGTCTAgctctgacacatgctacaacgtggaGGAACCTCGAACACGTGACGCTAAGTGAacgaagccagacacaaaaggctacacGACGTAGGACATATGTGAAACGTCCAGAACGGGTTAAGTCCATCGAGACAGAATACAGAGCAGTGGTTgccgggggctggggaagggcgAATGGTGAGCGACCGTTCGATGGGAACAGGCTTTTATTTGGGGGGTGATGAAGGTATTGTGGAACTAGCAGAGGTGGTGGTGGCACAAGACTGCGAATGTACTAAACGCCACTGAACTGTATCTTTTCAAAAggttttatgtgaatttcacctcaattaaaCAAAACCAGCTGCTGCACAGAGAGGGCCTGGGGGGTGTCGGGGCCCCCAGCAGAAGCCCCCCTGAGCAGGTATCTGAGCAGAGTCCTGAATGCTGAGAAGGAACCAGCCACACGGAGGGCTCCAAGCAGAAGTCTGGATTAGAACTGGgaagggcggggggtggggggctgagcaAGAGGGACCGTGTTCTGTCCACCTCCATGTCACCATGACCTGCCAGGTGAACACCTGTGAGCAGTCTCTGGGCCAGGAGGAGTCAGAGTGGGGGTTAAGGCTGCCCTGGGAGGCTGAAGCCCTGGCCCTCTGACTGGAAGCTGCtgcccatgcctcccacccccccaccagggGCACTTCCAGGAATGGGTTCTGCTCTGGGGTGGGCCGGTCCACTTGGTGTTTATGGAAAGATGCCTCGGTGGTCTAGTTTTGGACACCCCGCCTCCCTTGGCAGATTCCGGCAATCAGCTGTCACCTTGGGTTGGTGGGACAGGTCCCTCGAGGGCACAAACCATGGAAGGCTGCAACTCAAAGGCCAACTCTAGAGCTGGTCGTGCCTGTGCACCTGGACACGCTGTCTGCTGATGACCCAGCCGCCCCAGCCAGGCATGCACCCAAGCCTCTACCCTCGTGGAGTAGAACTTTCTGCAGGGGAAAGAGCCATGAACATGAAATCAGCCAACACAGAGAATTTGTGATTTCTCTCCAAGcccaatggaaaaagaaaaatacaccgAAGTGGCTAGTCACCTAAGAGCCCTGATTTATATTCTACTTTAGTATCTCTTCCAAGGAAGTGGAAGGTACATTTTCATCAAATATAATCATTTACAGCTTGTAAAGGGGGGACAAACTGCTCTGTGATGGCCACCTGGGCTACAGATGAAACGGAAGATATGTCATAACACAGCTAGTCCCTCTAGCAGTCACCCCAAGGCAGGTGGCCAGAACTGTCTTCTCTACTGGGGATTATCCCCTAGGCGGGGGTGAGGGTCCCACACAGCCTGGGGTTTTGCAGCCGTGTGGCCTAGGGTGAGGGACACAGAGCAAGACCATTCccaaagttgggggggggggggaagcgaCAGGGTTGCACTCACGGGCTGTGGATGCCACAGCATCAGAGGCCAATCTAGGCCGTGCTTCTGATGACCCCCTCTGGCCCCACTGTTTGGTTTTTGAAAACTTTCAAGGTGAGGGTGAGGAAATTCATGAGGTGCAACCAACTGAAATCTATCACGTGAGTGCACTTGCCTGCCCCGGATGCACAACTTGTTCACTCTGGTGacagaaatgaagcagaagaatgcTTAAGATCTTCTGGGGTCTCCATTCTCTGGTGTCCCTTCCCTAGTCCAAGGGCCATGGACTAAACAACCCGAGGTCTAGGGCCCCAGAGAGAACTTCGTCTTCCTGGTGTTCACACAGGAAGAAGGCATTAGTGGGATCTGCTCTAAGGCTGTGCAAAGCCCAAGTGTGGGCTCATTCTTCATccaataaatactgaatgaagGCACAGTGCTAGGTGCTGAGGTACAGCAATAAACAGGACAGACCAGGTGTCCATGGAAGTGACCTTCTCTGTGCGGAAGAAAGACCGCAGCCTGGTACCCAAACATATCATCCAGGTAAAGAACTGCAGAGAAAATAAACCAGGCTAatgggatggaggaaggaggggtGGATCAGGAAAGGCCTCTCGGAGGAGGCGGCATGCAGACTGAGGCCTGTGCAGTAGGAAGAGGCAGCCACACACAGATCTGGGGAAGAACATCCAATGAGGAGGCCCTAAAGCAGGAGAGAGGCCAGTGACTTGGAGGAATTAAACCATAGTCTGGAGAACCTTGGGGCCCTCCCAGGGTCAGAACTACtcacataaaaataataacaagaactactcacacaaaaataagaccgcattttccttttacattcaCTCTCCCAGGAGTATACGGAGGAGCTTTCCAGAGGCCACACAGTGTATGCTATGACAACAGATTAAAAGCAGAAGCAGATGTAGGAGTCCAGCTGCCTCCTATTAAGCCAGATATTacagagatttgcaaaaatataaaacatgaagtttgtgttttgtttttttttttgctttggaaaacattgttCATTAAAAactatgttatttatatttacatgtgataggtgttattttttttttttaaagattttatttatttattttgacagagagagacacagcgagagagggaacacaagcagggggagtgggagagggaaaagcaggcttcccgtggagcagggagcccgatgcggggctcgatcccaggaccctgggatcatgacccgagccgaaggcagacgcttaacgactgagccacccaggcgccccgtgataggtgtatttttatttaaaaaataaatatgtaaatagttaaagcatttctcagttttaatttgtCCTAcctgaaatattaataaatataatccaTATAAACTCTACCTCTTTGGGACCCTTGATACTTTTTATTAAGGGTCTAAAGGGGATCCTGAAGCCaaaactttgagaagcactgactcAGAGGAGCAGCAGGGGCTGGTACGGCTGGGGTATGGGATGGAAGGAAGTGGTGGGGGGGCTGCATCTGAGGGGCCAGCTGGGGCCAATCTCATAACAACCACACAAGACCGAGTGAGAGATTCGGATTTTGTTCCAAGTGCAACGGGAAGCTGCTAGAGGGTTGCAGAGAGGGGCATGATGTGATCTATGTTCTAGAAAGATCCCTCTGGCCAAAGGGAAGAGGTGAGGCTGGATGCCTGAGAACACTGAAGAAGCTCCTGCATGATCTAGGGCGAGGGCTGGTGGCCAGGACAGGGAGAAAAGTTGGGATGTACTCTGGAGGCAGAGGAAGCCAGTGGGGATGGGACGGGAAAGAGGAGGATCAAGGATGATTCCAGATGCTGGGCAGCTGTGGGGCAGGCTACAGAGATAGTAGGTGGTGAGGAAGGGCAGGGCGGGGAGagctcccctccctctgtctgaGTCACGCTGAGGTTCACGGATTTCACTTGCTCTCCAATACAGGCCATTTTGGGAAGGCAGCAAGGCCTCTCTCCCCAAGGGCCCAGAGCAGTCACCCTTGAGGGCACAATTGGGGTGAATGGCCCATTCTCCACCCCACAGCTGAGCGGCACTTCCAGGGGCTGTCAGGGGCGAGAgacagggaaggggcagatggcCAGTTTCGGCAGCTACCTTTGCCCTGCCACAGTCTCAAATGGCTCAACCTCAAATACCCCAACCCTGGGACCAGCAACAGGAGAGAGGCATTCCAGCTATGCCAGCACCCCTGCCAGGCAGGCCCAGGCCATGGTAGACAGGACCATACCCCCAGCACTGGATGACCTCACTTTTCCCCTGGAGCCCAGGCAGGGTGGGAGAAGTTAGCAATCAGGCATTGTAAAGCCTTCTGCAAACAGAGAGATGATTATGCAGATGCCGAAGAATGTGACATTTGGCTCTAACTATTTATTTACACTTGCCTTGTTCCaaaaaggatggaaggaaataaGGCCAGGGTTTTTCTCCTTAACCCATTCATTCCTGAGATGAAACCCTAATGACCCtaaagaaatgatttcttaatATAATGTCtgatgtcagttatatctcaattacaAAAATCACAAGGCAGTGCTTatagaaatgttataaaaattataactgtgtgtaaaaaaaaaaaaaaagaacgaatgaaagaaaatggaatgatttcTTACCAAGCCAATCTTTATTTAACCCAGACTCATGGCcatcatttatatttacttagcAACCATCCCTACAGAACGTGAAGAAACCTGGACAATTTTTAACAAAGAatcctccaggggcgcctgggtagctcagtcggttaagcgtccgactcttggtttcgtctcaggtcatgatcttgtgagatcaagcccggcgttgggctccatgctcagtgcagagtctgcctgacattctccctccctctctctctgcccctacccacccctcaaataaataatcttaaaaaaaaaaaatcgtccaGACCCTGGAGTAGGCACAAATCATCTCCTATTTCATAGCTGAAAATGGAGGTTGTGCCACAATCGTTCTTATGGACCAAGACTGGTTTCAAGGATGGAAACAGTCACAGACTAGTGGGTGGCAGTGTGAACCGGTACACTTTTCCAGAGCGCACGTTGGGACTACATATGTCACGAAGAAAAGCCTCCCCTTCGACTCGGCAGACCCACTGCTGAGAATTTATCCCACAGACACTCAAGATTTGCAACAGTTATATCAAGGCCCCAAGGATGTTCTCTATGACACTGGAAGAGCAAAAcactggaaatgacccaaatgtccatcaatgcaACACGATATAAAAGATTTTCTGGTCCAGCCATACAATAAAATACCATACAAGAGTTAATTATTAATTAGCATGAAGTCAATCTATATGCATTGACATGTAACACTGAATTAAGTGGGGGGTAAAAAGGCAAGGTGCAGAATTACATATATGGTATGACCCCATGTGTAAAAACTGACAAGAAAAAACATACATGGcataaaatgaacatttctaaAATGATAAGCAAGGAACTGGTAACAGTGATTCCTTCTGGGGCAAAGCTgactcatttctcattttatcatgTCCTGCTTgggttttaaaatatcatatactTACAGtatatacatttctaaaataaattaatgaaatcaaagaacGAATATAGGATAAATCAgagtggaaggaaaagaaggaccCTGATTTTGGACAGGTCCTTACGGCCGCACGTTAAATCAACAGCTGTTCTTAAATCGATAACTGCTTTCAAACACATTTTGCAACGGATCAATTGAAGTTCGAAACCCCAAACGCTTGCAGGGGACAGCCTGGACAACTTTCAGAAGTTTTGTAATCAAGGGCAAGGTTCTCTTTCGAGGGATCGGGGTGCACATGGATTGACTTAAGGTAGACGCACCAGAACAGGAAGGGGAGAGCCCGCCGGCCCTTTTGGAGAAGCAAGCTGCCCTTGaactttctctttgtgtttctttttttgggaggggggtggTTTCAAGATGAGCACTGGAGAGAGTGGGCAGAGGTGCCCCCAGCTCCTGGATGGAAGACCCTGGCACAGCCCGTGGGGAGCTCTCACTTCTTCAGGGGCTCTAAGAGGAACCAGGCATACTGTCTCTCTAGTCATCCTACATGGAGAAGGAAACCACTCCCCCACCAACCTCATTACTAGCAATCTAAGTATTTCCAAGAAATTTCCAAGAAACTTCTTAGTCTTAATTCTGAGAAGTTCCTCCACATTCCCAGAAAATCTCTGGAAAACCAAACCCAGGCAGCAGAATACCAAAGAGAAAGCCAAGATTTATTTCTAGGGCTTGTGTTTCATCCTGTGCCATACTTTGATGAATCCTAAGAAATGGGTGCTTCCAGCCGAACGGACTCTGAGAGGCGCAGGGAAGCTCGCTCGCACAGGCTCCACAGAGAGCAAGCCCTGGTGCCCCAGGCGGGGACGAGAGGCggcgcggggtgggggcggcTTACCTGGCACCTTGTCCACTGACGCGAACACAGAGCGCTGCACCGTGGGGTCGCTGCTGCCCCGGCGGCACTGGTCGTAGAAACGGAAAGGCAGGTGCTGGGTAGAAGAGGAGGAGCCAAGTCTGAACCCCAGGACTTCGGTCGTCAGCTGGATCGGGAGGTCCAGGAGGGCTACGTTCAAACAACACCGTGGTTCATGCTCATCGCGTGGGCCGCGGGTACAGGTGGCGGGctctgggttggggggggcgcGGCACGCGCAGCCAGAGTGGCCACAGCTCTACCAGGCATATCACTCGGACAGTGCCAAGCAGGCAGCCAGCAGCCTCAGGCTGGGGAGACCCAGGTGACCCCAAAAGTTCCGCCTGAGCTCAAAACACAGCTGGTGCCTGGCGAGGGATTCAGAGATGGATGCCGGCCAGTCTCCGCTCTGGATCCTTGGCTTCCGTACGCAAAAGACCCTTGCCAGGCTTCACCGCGGGTGTTATTTCAGACCCCAAAGCAAACGGGGCCAATTCTGCCCTGCAAGTTCCCATATGTACATGCGCATGGGGAAGAGTGTGTGAGGGCGAACCTAcccgcgcgtgtgtgtgtgtatttatgagCGTGTGCTTATCTGTCACACTTGCCGTCTTCCCTGGCATAAACCAATCTCATGATATAGCAATTTGgaggaactttttaaaatcaatttaaggaATACCTAAGGCGTTAGTTCGAACAGCCACTTTATGGCATAACTCtcaattttcaaatgaaatatctACCCTTCGTGCCAGCGGTGAGAAATTGctttacattaaaaacaacaacaacaacaacaaaccttcTGAAAATAAATCTTCAGAGAAAGGACTGAATGATTTAAGTCACTTTGCACATTACAAAATGCTTCTGTAATGATTTCATAGGCCAAGTTTCAGCTAAGTGAGAAATGAAACAGGGACTGCCTGGGATGCAGGCCTGGGCAAATCAACAGGGCAGGCACGGCAAAGAACCGAATCTGTCATGTCCAGAGGACCCAGCCCACCAAGTGTTTATTTTTCGGTAATCCCTTTAGAaggcgcccctcctccccaaGCCGGCTGGAAATCCTCCCAGCAACCACACCAGAATGACCATCTGTGCTTGGACTGAAAGGCGTTGGTGTCTGGAGAAAGACTATTTATAATTTGAGCAGCTAGACAGAATGCTTTTCCCTGGGGGAATGCCGTGCTGTCAGCCCTGATGAATGGAACGCCCTCGTTTCAGTGCCTTGATTTCTAAGAAAGCTCGAGCCTTCCTGCAAGGGGCAGCATTAGGCCTCCTCACAAATTCACCACAGTGCCTGTGACGCGTACACCGACTTCCGAGTTTAGTGCTGGGTCATCGTGGCCCCCTCACCAAGCAGGGCTGCCTCTCAcgagagctggagggagagggggaagggatgAGCTTTAGAGTCAGAAGTTCTGCATTTGGGTTCTGCCAACTCGCTGcttgtgtgactctgggcaagtcactgagcctcagtttactcttcGGAGAAATGAGCAAAACAGACCCTACTAATCTTAAGGTTAAGGATCAAAGGCAGAAGAGGAATGTCCAAGCATTTTTAAGTATAAGCTAGAAGATCCTGTGTGCCGGAGAACAGCTGTCCCACACGGACACCTGACTGCTCATGGCCTCTTGCTTGGTTAGGGAGGATTCTCCTTCCCTTCCATGTAGCCCTAGAAACTCTCTAGAAATCGAACACCTGGGGAATGGGGAATTCTGAGCAGATTCTCTGTCCTTTCACCAGAACACAATGAACTCCTAAACCATAGGTGTCCTCTTCTAGAGGTCCATGTGAGAGCCCGAGGGCTCCAAGAACAGCCGCCAGAGCTGGCCACTCACCGGCTATCCTCTGCATCTTCATGCGCCTTGCCTGGATGCGGCCCTTGGCCAGGCGCTGCTTGGCAATGATGCAGCGGATGTGGTCCGAGAACACGAAGGTGGCCTGGAGGATCGGGAAGGGCTTGGAGTGGGGGCTGGACGCAGGCTTGTGGATGGTGATGTTCAGGGCGCGGCTGTCATCTTCCACGCCGGTCACCTGCATGTCCTATAGAAGAGGCCAAAGAAAGGGTGGTCGTGAGGTTTAGGAGGAGGGCAGCGGCTTGGAAGCTGTGGGGTCTACATCTTATCAAGAAAGGAgttccccagggcacctgggtggctcagttggtaaagcgactgccttcggctcaggtcatgatctggagtcccaggatcgagtcccgcatcgggcaccctgcttagcgaggagtctgcttctccctctgaccctcccctctctcatgtgctctctctccttctctctctcaaataaaaaaatttaaaaaagaaaaaaaaaggagttcccCAAATTCCCCTTGGCTTTTGCTCTGAAGGAGCAGCCTCCCAAGCCTGAGTCAAGGATGGGCCCACACCAGACCAGGCCTTTCGGAGAGGACAGGCAAAAGGAGTCCATGCTGGCTGTGAGGGCTGGGACCCTACTCACGAGGACCTGAGTAAGCTAGTGAATAAATGGGTGCCCCAGCCTCATCAAGGGGCCATGGGGGCTCAAACAGTCAGACTCCAGCAGTTCTGACTTCTGAGAAATGACAGATAACAAACCAAAATGCCTATGGCCATCTGATGTGATCTTAGATATATTCACGCATCTACTGACCAGCTTCTTCCTGGCTTCTCTTAAGGGGGCATCCCTGGCACCCATTTGTATGTGTCTGAAGAATTTCTGGTCCCTAAAGGAAAATGCTAGCCCTGAGAAAGGGATAGGGAGGACCATTTATCAGGCACGTGAAGAAAGCTGCATTTCAAAGGTGCGGAAGAAAGCTCGCGCACAGCAAGTGTGCTAAGGACGGatcccctctaaaacctcagAGTGGATTCTGTGCAAAGAATCTGCTTCCCACAAAAGTTTGAGGTGACGCAGGATAAAGGCATGAGACAGGAGGCAGACGCGAAAGTGGGACGTGCTACAGGAGCTGGGGAAAATGCTTTTagcatttttaaggcttttttaaGGCTCCCCAAGTGAGATGGTTGCTGTTTGTAGGCGTTAAATCTGGCACAGACTCTTTGGAAAGAATATCTGCCTCGGAATGTTGCGGTCGGGGATTAGATGAGATATTAACACATTTAAAGCGGAGAACCTGGCACACAGAAATGGcctgacaaataaatagtaaCTACTGGAAGGCGACCAAAAGGAAAGGTTTATG
This genomic window contains:
- the LOC123323736 gene encoding protein CLEC16A-like; translated protein: MQVTGVEDDSRALNITIHKPASSPHSKPFPILQATFVFSDHIRCIIAKQRLAKGRIQARRMKMQRIAALLDLPIQLTTEVLGFRLGSSSSTQHLPFRFYDQCRRGSSDPTVQRSVFASVDKVPGFAVAQCINQHSLPSLSSPSAGGGSPSGSASTSHCDSGGTSSSSTPSATQSPSVRNGRKGRRRVFSLSEADSHGGHWV